In one Sesamum indicum cultivar Zhongzhi No. 13 linkage group LG12, S_indicum_v1.0, whole genome shotgun sequence genomic region, the following are encoded:
- the LOC105174906 gene encoding uncharacterized protein LOC105174906 isoform X1, translated as MEGVGSRQSRASSRYAPSPSAPVFNGPVRKWKKQWVSSQSNNQNNGNNRNDAPPLLLCRWTPLPATATADEPRKRRFRYAPIVPIERGNVEALEKVSNEARTSIRNQSENGANMTTDVDGMLEKPRIGDVSAEDTQSITLQEMSEDQEDSNKSPVNAPISKSKA; from the exons ATGGAAGGAGTGGGGTCGAGACAGAGCCGAGCCTCGTCGAGGTACGCGCCCAGCCCATCAGCGCCGGTGTTCAACGGCCCAGTCAGGAAGTGGAAGAAGCAATGGGTCAGCTCCCAGTCCAACAACCAAAACAATGGCAACAACCGAAACGATGCTCCTCCCCTCCTCCTCTGCCGCTGGACCCCACTCCCCGCCACCGCCACCGCTGATGAGCCCCGCAAACGCCGCTTCCGATATGCTCCG ATTGTTCCAATAGAAAGGGGAAATGTGGAAGCTCTGGAGAAGGTTAGCAATGAAGCTAGAACAAGCATAAGGAATCAATCAGAAAATGGTGCGAACATGACTACTGACGTTGATGGTATGTTGGAAAAACCTAGGATAGGAGATGTCAGTGCAGAGGACACTCAG TCTATTACACTGCAGGAAATGAGTGAAGATCAAGAAGATTCCAACAAAAGTCCAGTCAATGCTCCTATTTCAAAGAGCAAAGCGTAG
- the LOC105174906 gene encoding uncharacterized protein LOC105174906 isoform X2: MEGVGSRQSRASSRYAPSPSAPVFNGPVRKWKKQWVSSQSNNQNNGNNRNDAPPLLLCRWTPLPATATADEPRKRRFRYAPIVPIERGNVEALEKVSNEARTSIRNQSENGANMTTDVDGMLEKPRIGDVSAEDTQEMSEDQEDSNKSPVNAPISKSKA; the protein is encoded by the exons ATGGAAGGAGTGGGGTCGAGACAGAGCCGAGCCTCGTCGAGGTACGCGCCCAGCCCATCAGCGCCGGTGTTCAACGGCCCAGTCAGGAAGTGGAAGAAGCAATGGGTCAGCTCCCAGTCCAACAACCAAAACAATGGCAACAACCGAAACGATGCTCCTCCCCTCCTCCTCTGCCGCTGGACCCCACTCCCCGCCACCGCCACCGCTGATGAGCCCCGCAAACGCCGCTTCCGATATGCTCCG ATTGTTCCAATAGAAAGGGGAAATGTGGAAGCTCTGGAGAAGGTTAGCAATGAAGCTAGAACAAGCATAAGGAATCAATCAGAAAATGGTGCGAACATGACTACTGACGTTGATGGTATGTTGGAAAAACCTAGGATAGGAGATGTCAGTGCAGAGGACACTCAG GAAATGAGTGAAGATCAAGAAGATTCCAACAAAAGTCCAGTCAATGCTCCTATTTCAAAGAGCAAAGCGTAG
- the LOC105174908 gene encoding phosphatidate cytidylyltransferase 1 isoform X1, producing MNMMQKQHSPPLPSTPTNRIRQRRRAKSLEVLPDPSKLNGGSLLVHDQNKYRSMWIRTHSSLWMLGGFILILYLGHLYICAMVVVIQILMASELFQLRRRVHEDKQLPGFWLINWYFFFTAMLYVYGRILSQHLVNTVTSDQFFYRLVNSLIKYHMVICYFLYIAGMVWFILTLKKKMYKYQFGQYAWTHMILIVVFTQSSFTVANIFEGIFWFVLPAFLIATNDVAAYFFGFFFGRTPLIKLSPKKTWEGFIGGSVATVVSAFLLANILGQFQWLTCPRKDLSTGWLHCDPGPLFKPEYYFFPIWLPEWIPWKGVSVLPVQWHALCLGLFASIIAPFGGFFASGLKRAFKIKDFGDSIPGHGGFTDRMDCQMVMAIFAYIYFQSFVLPQTNSVEMILDQIVRNLSFEEQERLYMMLGQIFKGQQFVHP from the exons ATGAATATGATGCAGAAGCAACATAGCCCACCTTTACCTTCAACACCTACCAATCGAATTCGTCAGCGTAGACGTGCCAAATCGCTAGAG GTTCTTCCTGATCCAAGCAAATTAAATGGAGGAAGCTTACTCGTCCATGATCAAAACAAATATAGATCCATGTGGATTCGAACACATTCCTCTTTATGGATGCTTGGAGGTTTCATACTCATTCTGTACTTGGGCCATCTTTATATATGCGCAATGGTGGTTGTCATCCAAATATTAATGGCATCCGAGCTTTTTCAGTTGCGTAGAAGAGTTCATGAAGATAAGCAGCTTCCTGGATTTTGGCTTATCAACTG gtattttttctttacagCAATGCTGTATGTGTATGGCCGCATTCTCAGTCAACATCTTGTCAATACTGTAACATCAGATCAGTTCTTCTATAGACTTGTGAACAGCCTTATCAAGTATCACATGgtcatttgttattttctatACATTGCAG GAATGGTGTGGTTCATTCTTactctgaagaagaagatgtaCAAGTATCAATTTGGTCAGTATGCATGGACGCACATGATTCTTATAGTGGTCTTCACGCAGTCTTCATTCACTGTTGCTAATATTTTCGAAGGAATTTTCTG GTTTGTCCTTCCGGCATTTCTTATAGCAACTAATGATGTGGCTGCATACTTCTTTGGCTTCTTCTTTGGAAGAACACCTTTAATCAAGCTATCCCCTAAGAAGACATGGGAGGGCTTTATTGGAGGATCTGTTGCTACCGTAGTGTCTGCATTTCTG CTTGCAAATATTTTGGGCCAGTTTCAATGGTTGACATGCCCAAGAAAG GACCTATCAACTGGTTGGCTTCATTGCGATCCTGGGCCACTTTTCAAGCCGGAGTATTATTTCTTTCCTATATGGCTTCCTGAATGG ATACCTTGGAAGGGAGTGTCTGTTTTGCCAGTGCAGTGGCATGCTTTATGCCTAGGTTTGTTTGCATCAATTATTGCACCTTTTGGAGGGTTTTTTGCTAGTGGTTTGAAGAGAGCTTTTAAGATTAAG GATTTTGGCGATAGCATTCCAGGGCATGGTGGCTTTACAGATCGAATGGATTGCCAG ATGGTGATGGCTATATTTGCCTATATCtattttcaatcttttgtcCTCCCTCAGACCAACTCAGTAGAGATGATCTTGGATCAG ATAGTAAGAAACCTGAGCTTTGAAGAGCAGGAAAGATTATACATGATGCTAGGTCAAATATTCAAAGGACAACAATTTGTGCATCCTTGA
- the LOC105174908 gene encoding phosphatidate cytidylyltransferase 3 isoform X2, with the protein MWIRTHSSLWMLGGFILILYLGHLYICAMVVVIQILMASELFQLRRRVHEDKQLPGFWLINWYFFFTAMLYVYGRILSQHLVNTVTSDQFFYRLVNSLIKYHMVICYFLYIAGMVWFILTLKKKMYKYQFGQYAWTHMILIVVFTQSSFTVANIFEGIFWFVLPAFLIATNDVAAYFFGFFFGRTPLIKLSPKKTWEGFIGGSVATVVSAFLLANILGQFQWLTCPRKDLSTGWLHCDPGPLFKPEYYFFPIWLPEWIPWKGVSVLPVQWHALCLGLFASIIAPFGGFFASGLKRAFKIKDFGDSIPGHGGFTDRMDCQMVMAIFAYIYFQSFVLPQTNSVEMILDQIVRNLSFEEQERLYMMLGQIFKGQQFVHP; encoded by the exons ATGTGGATTCGAACACATTCCTCTTTATGGATGCTTGGAGGTTTCATACTCATTCTGTACTTGGGCCATCTTTATATATGCGCAATGGTGGTTGTCATCCAAATATTAATGGCATCCGAGCTTTTTCAGTTGCGTAGAAGAGTTCATGAAGATAAGCAGCTTCCTGGATTTTGGCTTATCAACTG gtattttttctttacagCAATGCTGTATGTGTATGGCCGCATTCTCAGTCAACATCTTGTCAATACTGTAACATCAGATCAGTTCTTCTATAGACTTGTGAACAGCCTTATCAAGTATCACATGgtcatttgttattttctatACATTGCAG GAATGGTGTGGTTCATTCTTactctgaagaagaagatgtaCAAGTATCAATTTGGTCAGTATGCATGGACGCACATGATTCTTATAGTGGTCTTCACGCAGTCTTCATTCACTGTTGCTAATATTTTCGAAGGAATTTTCTG GTTTGTCCTTCCGGCATTTCTTATAGCAACTAATGATGTGGCTGCATACTTCTTTGGCTTCTTCTTTGGAAGAACACCTTTAATCAAGCTATCCCCTAAGAAGACATGGGAGGGCTTTATTGGAGGATCTGTTGCTACCGTAGTGTCTGCATTTCTG CTTGCAAATATTTTGGGCCAGTTTCAATGGTTGACATGCCCAAGAAAG GACCTATCAACTGGTTGGCTTCATTGCGATCCTGGGCCACTTTTCAAGCCGGAGTATTATTTCTTTCCTATATGGCTTCCTGAATGG ATACCTTGGAAGGGAGTGTCTGTTTTGCCAGTGCAGTGGCATGCTTTATGCCTAGGTTTGTTTGCATCAATTATTGCACCTTTTGGAGGGTTTTTTGCTAGTGGTTTGAAGAGAGCTTTTAAGATTAAG GATTTTGGCGATAGCATTCCAGGGCATGGTGGCTTTACAGATCGAATGGATTGCCAG ATGGTGATGGCTATATTTGCCTATATCtattttcaatcttttgtcCTCCCTCAGACCAACTCAGTAGAGATGATCTTGGATCAG ATAGTAAGAAACCTGAGCTTTGAAGAGCAGGAAAGATTATACATGATGCTAGGTCAAATATTCAAAGGACAACAATTTGTGCATCCTTGA
- the LOC105174910 gene encoding 65-kDa microtubule-associated protein 1 has protein sequence MAAVEAENPLIGQITCGSLLQQLQQIWDEVGESDEERDKMLLQLEQECLDVYKRKVDLAVKSRAHLLQTLADARVELTNLLSALGEKTYVGIPEKTSGTIKEQLAAIAPALEKLWKQKDERIKEFSDVQSQIQKICAEIAGTSDKVESPAVNESDLSLKKLDEFHAQLQELQKEKSDRLHKVLEFVSTVHDLCAVLGMDFLTTVTEVHPSLNDSTGVQSKSISNETLSRLAETVLALKEDKKQRLQKLQELATQLIDLWNLMDTPPEERSLFDHVTCNISASVDEVTIPGALALDLIEQAEVEVERLDQLKASRMKEIAFKRQSELEEIFAQAHIEIDTEAARAKILSLIDSGNVEPAELLADMDNQIVKAKEEALSRKEILDKVEKWMSACEEESWLEDYNRDENRYNASRGAHLNLKRAEKARILVNKIPALVDSLVAKTRAWEQERGITFTYDGVPLLAMLDEYAMLRQDREEEKKRLRDQKKFHEQMSKEQESMFGATPSPARQPSTKKVVGPRANGSANGSSSRRLSLNAHQNGSRSINRDGKRENRPVAPVNYVAISKEDAASHISGTEHLPSTP, from the exons ATGGCAGCTGTAGAGGCCGAAAATCCTCTTATTGGACAAATTACTTGCGGCTCCTTACTGCAGCAGCTGCAG CAAATTTGGGATGAAGTTGGTGAAAGTGATGAGGAACGAGACAAAATGCTCCTTCAGTTAGAGCAAGAGTGCTTGGATGTATACAAGAGAAAGGTTGACCTGGCTGTGAAATCCAGAGCACACCTTCTTCAGACTTTGGCAGATGCTAGAGTTGAACTCACCAACCTCCTATCAGCTCTTGGAGAGAAGACTTATGTTGGAATT CCTGAGAAGACATCAGGAACCATCAAGGAACAGCTTGCAGCTATAGCTCCTGCACTGGAAAAACTTTGGAAACAGAAGGATGAGAGGATAAAAGAGTTCTCTGATGTTCAATCTCAAATACAGAAGATATGTGCAGAAATTGCTGGAACTAGTGACAAGGTGGAGAGTCCTGCAGTCAACGAGTCTGATCTATCGCTGAAGAAATTAGATGAGTTTCATGCTCAGCTCCAAGAacttcaaaaagaaaag AGTGATAGGTTGCACAAGGTTCTTGAATTTGTCAGCACAGTTCATGATCTTTGTGCCGTCCTTGGCATGGACTTCCTTACAACTGTCACAGAAGTGCATCCAAGCCTAAATGACTCTACTGGTGTACAATCAAAAAGCATTAGCAATGAGACACTATCGAGGTTGGCTGAGACAGTTTTAGCACTAAAGGAAGACAAGAAACAGAGATTACAGAAG CTTCAAGAACTGGCAACTCAGCTTATTGACCTTTGGAATTTGATGGACACACCTCCAGAAGAACGTAGCCTATTTGACCATGTCACTTGTAATATTTCAGCTTCAGTTGATGAAGTTACTATACCTGGGGCTCTTGCTTTGGACCTCATTGAACAG GCTGAAGTGGAGGTTGAGAGGCTTGATCAGCTAAAAGCTAGCAGAATGAAGGAAATTGCTTTTAAGAGGCAATCTGAGCTTGAGGAGATATTTGCTCAGGCACACATAGAGATTGATACTGAGGCAGCTCGAGCAAAAATTTTGTCACTCATTGATTCAGGGAATGTCGAGCCCGCAGAGTTATTGGCTGACATGGATAATCAGATAgtaaaagcaaaagaagaggCCCTGAGCAGGAAGGAGATATTGGATAAGGTTGAGAAATGGATGTCAGcttgtgaagaagaaagttGGCTTGAAGACTATAATAGG GATGAGAACAGGTATAATGCCAGCAGAGGTGCACACTTGAATCTGAAAAGGGCAGAAAAGGCACGAATCCTGGTGAATAAAATTCCAG CCCTGGTTGATAGCTTAGTTGCCAAAACCCGTGCGTGGGAGCAAGAGCGTGGCATAACATTTACTTATGATGGTGTTCCGCTACTCGCCATGCTAGATGAGTATGCAATGCTCAGACAGGACAGAGAAGAGGAGAAGAAGAGGTTGAGG GACCAGAAGAAGTTTCATGAACAGATGAGTAAAGAACAAGAATCCATGTTTGGTGCGACACCAAGCCCTGCTCGACAGCCTAGCACCAAGAAGGTGGTTGGCCCACGAGCAAACGGAAGCGCCAATGGAAGTTCTAGCAGACGGCTCTCTCTAAATGCTCATCAAAATGGTTCCAGATCTATAAACAGAGATGGGAAGAGAGAAAACAGGCCGGTTGCTCCGGTGAACTATGTCGCCATATCAAAAGAGGATGCAGCATCACACATTTCTGGGACTGAGCACCTCCCGAGTACACCCTAA
- the LOC105174911 gene encoding protein HOMOLOG OF MAMMALIAN LYST-INTERACTING PROTEIN 5 has protein sequence MATENEPAKLLLPYLQRADELQKHEPLVAYYCRLYAMERGLKIPQSDRTKTTNALLVSLMNQLEKDKKSLKLGPDDYLHVEGFALNVFARADKQDRAGRADLNTAKTFYAASIFFEILNQFGELQPDLEQKQKYAAWKAADIRKALKEGRKPVPGPPGGENDLPVPSSTSSGEYDLGPSRNNFATQPDPTTVDPAVRNALDSASSPRSYDRENFQHPTNFSQPPSNVTPSPSSGISPPPRYPTDDYPVDNLHQPPSTNNSEHSIYQQSYHHQPYQPEMQQHLPQHYHSHDVPSYSYPNFQSYPSFTESSLPPAPSNYPSFYQGSDASYANSPHSNTAAYPSTPQYNSSSRNGSVSEVSPPTTQKYEYDSSYQPPPEKIAEAHKAARFAVGALAFDDVSVAVDYLKKSLELLTNPSAGN, from the exons ATGGCGACCGAGAATGAACCGGCGAAGCTGCTTCTGCCGTACCTTCAGCGAGCCGATGAGTTGCAGAAACATGAACCCCTCGTCGCCTACTACt gtCGATTGTACGCGATGGAGCGAGGGTTGAAGATTCCTCAGAGCGATCGCACTAAGACTACCAACGCCCTCCTCGTTTCCCTCATGAATCAGCTTGAAAAG GATAAGAAGTCATTGAAGTTGGGGCCTGACGATTACCTACATGTTGAGGGATTTGCCTTGAATGTCTTTGCAAGGGCAGACAAACAAGATAGAGCAGGAAGAGCTGATTT GAATACTGCAAAAACGTTCTATGCTGCAAGCATTTTCTTTGAAATCCTGAATCAGTTTGGGGAACTTCAGCCTGAT CTCGAGCAGAAACAGAAGTATGCAGCATGGAAAGCAGCAGATATAAGGAAGGCTTTGAAAGAAGGAAGGAAACCTGTTCCAGGTCCTCCTGGTGGAGAGAATGATCTTCCGGTGCCATCAAGTACATCTAGTGGTGAATAT GATCTTGGACCAAGCAGAAATAATTTTGCCACCCAACCCGATCCGACCACAGTAGATCCTGCTGTGAGAAATGCACTAGATTCAGCATCATCTCCTCGGTCATATGATCgagaaaattttcagcatCCTACTAATTTCTCACAACCACCTTCAAATGTTACACCCTCACCTTCTTCAGGCATTTCTCCTCCACCTCGTTATCCTACTGATGATTATCCAGTCGACAACCTTCATCAACCACCTTCGACAAACAACTCCGAACATTCTATTTATCAGCAGTCATATCACCACCAACCATACCAGCCAGAAATGCAGCAGCACTTACCACAACACTATCATTCACATGATGTACCCTCGTACTCATATCCAAATTTCCAGTCTTACCCTAGTTTTACTGAGAGTAGTCTTCCCCCTGCTCCTTCTAATTACCCTTCTTTTTATCAAGGCTCTGATGCTTCCTATGCCAATTCACCACATTCTAACACGGCAGCATATCCATCAACTCCGCAATACAATTCTAGTAGCAGAAATGGGAGTGTTTCAGAAGTTTCTCCACCCACCACACAAAAATATGAGTACGATAGCAGTTACCAGCCTCCACCTGAGAAAATTGCTGAAGCACACAAGGCGGCTAGGTTTGCAGTTGGGGCTCTAGCATTTGATGATGTTTCTGTTGCAGTTGACTATCTGAAGAAATCTCTTGAGTTGTTGACAAATCCATCAGCTGGTAACTGA